The stretch of DNA aatatttacaACGGATGGGAAAAGGATATATTAAATAAAGGATGCAATCATTTAGAGGATACAGAATTTTATTAAACTATtcaatgattttgaaaaaaagacTTTGACTACATATCTATTTGAATGAAAAGTCAACTTGGACACAAGACTATATGATAGATGGATTAACAGTTATACTAATTACTAAGTAGTAATAGAGAACTAAAAGAACAACAAGAGAGTCAAATGAGTAGCCCATAGTTTACACATCCCAAGTTGTAACTTTCAAAAACAATCTGTCATAGACTGACTCATTTTTCTGCTAAGGTCAAGGAAACTGAACAAGTTAGATGATTTTCAAATCTATCTTGGACAAAAATACgccaaggttttataattgagaAAGCATGATTAAAAGTTTGCCAACTAAGATAAGACAATCTTAACTTCCAAACCTTTAGAAGCCAGACAGTGAAACGGAGAATTAAATTCGACTACTCCTATAACATATCAGCAAGATTCTTTAATAGTTTTTAAAATGTCTTCCCCTATCTAGCAAGGAAAAAGAGAATCAGGATTTAGAGATATACTCGTGTTCCCCACATCCAGCTAGTAGAAAACTTGATTGCCACTATAGAGCTTGATCAAATAAATTGCATGCTAAGTGTCTATTGTCAAGGAGAAGCAACAATAAAGGGGTAATATAATATAAAACATGCATTTCACTTACCTCTTTAGTCTAATATAAACTTCTCTTTTAAAGTTCCAACTTGAATTCCTCTATCACCAAGACATCTTCTTCCTCAATGTTTCCGGCTCCATCTTTTTTCTCTGGTTCTATCTTTTCCTTCCCATCCTTTTCATTTTCACCCCCATCATTTCCACCCCCATATAAGGGGACAAGGGTTCCCAAATTGACAAATGATTCAAAAGAGTCCAATCCACCATTAATCTTAGCATGTTTGAGGGACTTCTTTTCTAGACTATACCATAGGAACGTCCTATTATCCATTTCCAGAAGAACTTCCTTACCAGTCACTGAATATGCTATTGGCCTCAAGAAACTGAAATGTTGACGACCATCTAACTGCTCAACTGAAAACAACTTTATCCAAGACTCCTTCACTCCGTAATTCTTCATCACCCATATGTCGACATGATCTAACACATGATTCTTAGCATTAGTACGAACAGCGACGTGACCTGAAATCAAACAAAGGCATTCTCCCAAGACTGCCAAATTTAAATGCAATGGCTTGCCCAAATTCTCAGGATATGACACCTGCTCAAATCTCTCACTTCCAAGATTGAGACTTATAAGAACCCAAGGGCTCCACTCTGCTGATGGTTCCGTAGATGCAAGCCAGTGCAATGCACCTGCAGCAAACGTGCCATTATCTTCCTTAACCAACCAGTATGGACAATCCCGAACCTTCTTCTTCCACAAACCCAACTTCAAACTAAAAACCATTGTAACAGTAACTAAGGAACTACCAGAGAAGTGACAAAATTGGGCTATTTTAAAGACCTTATAATCATTAGCAGAAGTATCATACCCAAAACCACCACAAATTTGGCTCAACCCTGCAACCTCTCTCGGTCCATGATTCTGTGGAGGGTTAATGTGACAAACCGGCAGTTTCCGGAACATTTTAGTGGATGGATTCCACACACCATTGTCACTCAAGTTGTTGGATATCAAAATTAAACCATGGCAAGAGCCGAGTACCTGAGTTGGGCCATAGGGCTGTTTAAGTGGATGGTCAAGTTCTTCTAGTTGGCTACTAGAGATCGAACTGAAATCGAGGGAGAAAAGCTTGTGAGCCTTGAAAATAAGCTTGACATCTGAGTTGTGTTTCAGTAACTGTTGCTTGAGGTGTGCTCGGATGAATTTGGGGCTATCAATTAGGGCTTTGAATGACTTGCTTACGCACCTGAATCTTAGCAGTGACTTCACCGGCAGTCGGTAAAGTATATCGTTAATTACTTCCGGCGGAATGTCCGACATTGTTGCGTGGAAATGAAGGAAATGGTCACTGCCGTCGGTAGGGTTTTAGtatctactactactactatttgTAGTAGGGTTTCCAAATGGAAGATAGGTGCTACAGACAAAGATTTATGGATAAGGGGTGGCTAACTTTGTCTGCCTTTACTAGACAGAATATTGAATATTCCATATTGTTTTTTACCTGGAATATTCCACATTGTTGAAAAAGGGAAAAGGAATATTCCATATTAATTTCTTTTTCGTTATATTAACTTTTGTCTTTACTCTTTAGTACTGGGAGAGTAGTATGAATATggggtattttttattttttttctttacaatTATTTTCTTTCATGCCAAAAGTTCAATAATGTCTATGTTATGAAAGATTACCAAAAAGAAAAGATATTATTCCTTATTGGATCATACTATTAAatgtttttttattaattttaacaaAAGCTAAAGAATAAACGCATATATTTAATTAGTACGCAGAATCAAGAAAAATTCTTTTTTCCTTCAAGACTTTAGTTCATGAGATAAGTAAAATATCTTCATTTCATGATTATCCtaaaatttatttttgaattgtAAAAGGTATGACACATTTATAAATCAAGTGAATTttgctcttttttttttgaattaatttaACAAGAGAAAAAACTGAGTTTTGAAGTCGATCTTGAAATCGATTTTATTGTCTAATGGACCGGCTACGTAAAACCATTTTACTATCCCACAATATGTATCTGGCGCGTATGCTTATTGTATACGGTAAAAAACGTGTTTACccgattttgtatggttaatcgagatCAGGGTGGCAGACCGAAATTCAATCCCAAGTTATATTGGATTGTTACATGAATAAATATTGCCTAGCTCGTGATTCAGGgatcgatcgagatcgagaccagcTAAGGTCGAGACTGAGAAGGATAGGGATCTAGCGAGATCGAAAGAAGCCTCTGCTAGgtcgaataacagaaagccgaggaatccgtgaccgggcgaggattgtggcggagatctcggcatatatcaagtcaagaccggttgattagccaatcagAAGCAATATATTAAgttttctctcttaagctctcttattcagttgttcagttcttacttttcaataatatactcagttggtTCGAGGGCGACCTAGCTCGAGGGCCAAAGTTGCGTGTTACATTGGTTTGCTTCATTTTACACctaatttctaacttcaattcttatatttctcagtttgtgccaagtaaaatcatatatccttaaaatcacttacaaatttaattgttatccgattttaagggtaaacagtttggcgcccaccgtggggctaaggataatagtgattgcctggTGCTAATTTTCATAACATACACTGCTTTACATTTGTTCTTGTAAGCGTTTTTGATTCCAGGATcagcatgtcg from Nicotiana tomentosiformis chromosome 11, ASM39032v3, whole genome shotgun sequence encodes:
- the LOC104120506 gene encoding F-box protein CPR1-like, encoding MSDIPPEVINDILYRLPVKSLLRFRCVSKSFKALIDSPKFIRAHLKQQLLKHNSDVKLIFKAHKLFSLDFSSISSSQLEELDHPLKQPYGPTQVLGSCHGLILISNNLSDNGVWNPSTKMFRKLPVCHINPPQNHGPREVAGLSQICGGFGYDTSANDYKVFKIAQFCHFSGSSLVTVTMVFSLKLGLWKKKVRDCPYWLVKEDNGTFAAGALHWLASTEPSAEWSPWVLISLNLGSERFEQVSYPENLGKPLHLNLAVLGECLCLISGHVAVRTNAKNHVLDHVDIWVMKNYGVKESWIKLFSVEQLDGRQHFSFLRPIAYSVTGKEVLLEMDNRTFLWYSLEKKSLKHAKINGGLDSFESFVNLGTLVPLYGGGNDGGENEKDGKEKIEPEKKDGAGNIEEEDVLVIEEFKLEL